One Mycolicibacter sp. MU0083 DNA window includes the following coding sequences:
- a CDS encoding MBL fold metallo-hydrolase, whose protein sequence is MTSKISVDDDYTGHVEAGTAARRVLPAASIIKASVGPMDNNAYLVTCTNTGKTLLIDAANDAEDLVALVREHAPDVALIVTSHQHFDHWQALTAVVEATGAPTAAHALDAEPLPVTPDRILADGDTVTVGDLSFDVIHLQGHTEGSVALALDGAATGGVTQLFTGDCLFPGGVGKTWQEGDFERLLGDVSRKLFDRFGDDTVVYPGHGDDTTLGAERPHLAEWRERGW, encoded by the coding sequence ATGACCTCCAAGATCTCGGTCGACGACGACTACACCGGGCACGTCGAAGCTGGCACCGCGGCCCGCCGGGTCCTGCCCGCAGCGTCCATCATCAAAGCCTCGGTGGGCCCGATGGACAACAACGCCTACCTGGTGACCTGCACCAACACCGGCAAGACACTGTTGATCGACGCCGCCAACGACGCCGAGGACCTCGTGGCGCTGGTCCGCGAGCACGCCCCTGACGTGGCGCTGATCGTCACCAGCCACCAGCACTTCGATCACTGGCAGGCGCTGACCGCGGTGGTCGAGGCCACCGGGGCGCCGACCGCGGCGCACGCCCTGGACGCCGAGCCGCTGCCGGTGACACCGGACCGCATCCTGGCCGACGGGGACACCGTGACCGTCGGTGACCTGAGTTTCGACGTGATCCATCTGCAGGGCCACACCGAGGGATCGGTGGCGCTGGCGTTGGACGGTGCGGCCACCGGCGGGGTGACGCAGCTGTTCACCGGCGACTGCCTGTTTCCGGGTGGTGTCGGGAAGACGTGGCAGGAAGGCGATTTCGAGCGCCTGCTCGGGGATGTCAGCCGCAAGTTGTTCGACCGGTTCGGCGACGACACCGTGGTCTATCCCGGCCACGGCGACGACACCACACTGGGCGCCGAGCGGCCGCATCTGGCGGAGTGGCGCGAGCGGGGCTGGTGA
- the uvrA gene encoding excinuclease ABC subunit UvrA — MADRLIVKGAREHNLRSVDLDLPRDALIVFTGLSGSGKSSLAFDTIFAEGQRRYVESLSAYARQFLGQMDKPDVDFIEGLSPAVSIDQKSTNRNPRSTVGTITEVYDYLRLLYARAGTPHCPVCGERIARQTPQQIVDQVLAMDEGLRFQVLAPVVRTRKGEFVDLFEKLNTQGYSRVRVDGVVHSLTDPPKLKKQEKHDVDVVVDRLAVKESAKQRLTDSIETALGLADGIVVLEFVDRDDEHPQREQRFSEKLACPNAHPLAVDDLEPRSFSFNSPYGACPECAGLGIRKEVDADLVVPDPERTLAEGAVVPWSMGPTSEYFTRMMASLGEAMGFDVDTPWRKLPAKARKAILEGSDEQVHVRYRNRYGRTRSYYTDFEGVMAFLQRKMEQTESEQMKERYAGFMRDVPCPECAGTRLKPEILAVTMAAGDYGSKSIAQVCDLSIADCADFLNALTLGAREQAIAGQVLKEIQSRLSFLLDVGLEYLTLSRAAGTLSGGEAQRIRLATQIGSGLVGVLYVLDEPSIGLHQRDNRRLIETLVRLRDLGNTLIVVEHDLDTIAHADWIVDIGPAAGEHGGKIVHSGPYSELLTNADSITGAYLSGAKTIAVPENRRKADPKRQLGVVGAREHNLSGVDVAFPLGVLTAVTGVSGSGKSTLVNDILATVLANKLNGARLVPGRHTRITGLDHLDKLVRVDQSPIGRTPRSNPATYTGVFDKIRTLFAATTEAKVRGYQPGRFSFNVKGGRCEACTGDGTIKIEMNFLPDVYVPCEVCHGARYNRETLEVHYKGKTIAEVLDMSIEEAAEFFEPISSIHRYLRTLVEVGLGYVRLGQPAPTLSGGEAQRVKLASELQKRSTGRTVYILDEPTTGLHFEDIAKLLVVINGLVDKGNTVIVIEHNLDVIKTADWIIDMGPEGGSGGGTVVATGTPEDVLAVPESYTGKFLAEILGAAAKPAKATKTAKGRRKTSA; from the coding sequence GTGGCTGACCGGCTGATCGTCAAGGGCGCGCGTGAACACAACCTGCGCAGTGTGGACCTGGATCTGCCGCGCGACGCGCTGATCGTGTTCACCGGACTCTCCGGCTCGGGCAAGTCGTCGCTGGCCTTCGACACCATCTTCGCCGAGGGGCAGCGCCGCTACGTCGAATCCCTGTCGGCCTATGCCCGCCAATTCCTCGGCCAGATGGACAAGCCCGACGTCGACTTCATCGAGGGCCTGTCGCCGGCGGTCTCCATCGACCAGAAATCCACCAACCGCAACCCGCGCTCGACGGTCGGCACCATCACCGAGGTCTACGACTACCTGCGACTGCTCTACGCCCGCGCCGGCACCCCGCACTGCCCGGTCTGCGGTGAGCGGATCGCCCGCCAGACCCCGCAGCAGATCGTCGACCAGGTACTGGCCATGGATGAGGGGCTGCGGTTCCAGGTGCTGGCGCCGGTGGTGCGCACCCGAAAGGGCGAGTTCGTCGACCTGTTCGAGAAGCTCAACACCCAGGGCTACAGCCGGGTGCGGGTCGACGGCGTGGTGCATTCCCTCACCGACCCGCCCAAGCTCAAGAAACAGGAGAAGCACGACGTCGACGTCGTGGTGGACCGGCTCGCCGTCAAGGAATCGGCCAAGCAGCGGCTCACCGACTCGATCGAGACCGCCCTGGGCCTGGCCGACGGCATCGTGGTGCTGGAGTTCGTCGACCGCGACGACGAGCACCCGCAGCGCGAGCAGCGGTTCTCCGAGAAGCTGGCCTGCCCCAACGCCCACCCGCTGGCCGTCGACGACCTGGAGCCGCGGTCGTTCTCGTTCAACTCGCCCTACGGCGCCTGCCCGGAATGCGCCGGCCTCGGTATCCGCAAAGAGGTCGACGCCGACCTGGTGGTTCCCGACCCCGAACGCACCCTGGCCGAGGGCGCGGTGGTGCCGTGGTCGATGGGGCCCACCAGCGAATACTTCACCCGGATGATGGCCAGTCTCGGTGAGGCGATGGGCTTCGACGTCGACACCCCCTGGCGCAAGCTGCCCGCCAAGGCCCGCAAGGCCATCCTGGAGGGCTCCGACGAACAGGTGCACGTCCGCTACCGCAACCGGTACGGCCGGACCCGCTCCTACTACACCGATTTCGAAGGTGTGATGGCGTTCCTGCAACGCAAGATGGAGCAGACCGAATCCGAGCAGATGAAGGAACGCTACGCCGGGTTCATGCGCGACGTACCGTGCCCGGAATGCGCCGGCACCCGGCTCAAGCCGGAGATCCTGGCGGTCACCATGGCCGCCGGCGACTACGGCAGCAAATCCATTGCGCAGGTGTGTGACCTGTCCATCGCGGACTGCGCGGACTTCCTCAACGCGCTGACCCTGGGTGCGCGAGAGCAGGCGATCGCCGGGCAGGTGCTCAAGGAGATCCAGTCCCGGCTGAGCTTTTTGCTCGACGTCGGACTGGAATACCTGACCCTGTCGCGGGCCGCCGGAACGCTCTCCGGCGGTGAGGCACAACGCATTCGGCTGGCCACCCAGATCGGCTCCGGGCTGGTCGGGGTGCTCTACGTGCTCGACGAGCCGTCGATCGGCCTGCATCAGCGCGACAACCGGCGGCTGATCGAGACCCTGGTCCGGCTGCGCGATCTGGGCAACACGTTGATCGTCGTCGAACACGACCTGGACACCATCGCCCACGCGGACTGGATCGTCGACATCGGGCCGGCGGCCGGCGAGCACGGCGGCAAGATCGTGCACAGCGGCCCGTATTCCGAGCTGTTGACCAACGCCGATTCCATCACCGGGGCGTACCTGTCCGGTGCGAAAACCATTGCAGTGCCCGAAAACCGGCGCAAGGCCGACCCCAAACGCCAACTCGGGGTGGTCGGCGCCCGCGAACACAACCTGTCCGGGGTGGACGTGGCGTTCCCGCTCGGGGTGCTCACCGCGGTCACCGGGGTCTCCGGGTCCGGCAAATCCACCCTGGTCAACGACATCCTGGCCACCGTGCTGGCCAACAAGCTCAACGGCGCCCGGCTGGTCCCGGGCCGGCACACCCGCATCACCGGCCTGGATCACCTGGACAAACTGGTGCGCGTCGACCAGTCACCGATCGGGCGCACCCCGCGCTCCAACCCGGCCACCTACACCGGGGTGTTCGACAAAATCCGCACCCTGTTCGCCGCCACCACCGAAGCCAAGGTCCGCGGGTACCAGCCCGGCCGGTTCTCCTTCAACGTCAAGGGCGGCCGCTGCGAGGCGTGCACCGGCGACGGCACCATCAAGATCGAGATGAACTTCCTGCCGGATGTCTATGTGCCCTGCGAGGTCTGCCACGGTGCCCGCTACAACCGGGAGACCCTGGAGGTGCACTACAAGGGCAAGACCATCGCCGAGGTGCTGGACATGTCCATCGAGGAGGCGGCGGAGTTCTTCGAGCCCATCTCCTCGATCCACCGTTACCTGCGCACCCTGGTCGAGGTCGGACTGGGCTATGTGCGGCTGGGGCAGCCGGCGCCGACGCTGTCCGGGGGAGAGGCGCAGCGCGTCAAACTGGCCTCCGAGCTGCAGAAGCGTTCCACCGGGCGCACCGTCTACATCCTCGATGAACCCACCACCGGTCTGCACTTCGAGGACATCGCCAAGCTGCTGGTGGTCATCAACGGGCTGGTGGACAAGGGCAACACCGTGATCGTCATCGAGCACAACCTGGACGTCATCAAGACCGCGGACTGGATCATCGACATGGGTCCGGAGGGCGGTTCCGGCGGCGGCACGGTGGTGGCCACCGGAACGCCCGAGGACGTGCTGGCGGTGCCGGAGAGCTACACCGGCAAGTTCCTCGCCGAGATCCTGGGGGCGGCGGCGAAACCGGCCAAGGCGACCAAGACGGCGAAGGGTCGGCGGAAGACCAGCGCGTAG